The genomic segment CCGCGACGCCGAAGTAGCCCGCCTGCTGCGGCTCGATCCCAATGCGCTCAAGCCCGGCTGCCGCTGGGGCAATCTCATCGTTCGGGCCAGCGAGCATGGGTCCGGCGAAATGGTGGAAACCCTCCTCCGCAATGGCGCGGTCGTCAATGTCCGTGACAACCCCCAGACCGCGATTGACTCAACCGCCGGCTACACCCCACTCCACGCCGCCGCGTGGAACGGCAATCTCCGAGTCATCCCCGTGTTGATGCGTCATGGCGCGGATGTCCGCGCACGCGAGGAGAAGTATCATGGCACTCCTGCTGGGTGGGCCGACTACGCCGGCCAAATTGAGGCGCGCAACATGATCCTTCAGGGCCACATCGACATCATCGAATCCATCCAATACGATCTCGCCGATCGCATCGCGCCCATCCTCGACGAAGATCCTGCCTGCCTCAACCGCACATTCCGCGACTATGGTCTGTTTCCCTGGGACGCTCAGCCATGGCACACTCCGCTGGCCTATGCGGTGTCGCGCGGGCGCGAACAGATCGCGCGCCTGCTCATTGAGCGCGGCGCTGACGTGACCGTGCGGTCGCCCGAAGGCGAGACGCTGAATGAAATCGCCCGGAAGGCCGGTCATGGAGAGATCGCCCGCATTCTCCGGGCGCCCGAAGCGGCAAATCCCTGACGCGGTTCTCGAGAAGCTTCCTTTAGCTCCCCTGTACCTCTGCCGCAATCCTCCGGATCTCCGGCAGCACATCTCCCAGTGCGACCGGCTCCGCACTGCGCGATCCCAGTGCGAAATAGACCCTCCGATACAGCGGATAGAGCTGCTCGTAGACCGCGGCCTGCTTTGGATCGGGCTCAATCGTCGTGTGATCCAGGCATAGCGCATCCTGCGCTTCCTCCACGGTCTTGAACACGCCCGCCGCCACCATCGCGAAGATGCCCGAGCCCAGGCTCGTCGGAACGCCCGACGGCACCAGCACCGGCTTGCCCAGCACGTTGGCATATACCTGGTTCAGCACCGGGTTGTTCTGCGGAATGCCGCCCCCGTTGATCACGCGATCCACGCGTACACCGTGTTCCGCCATTCGCTCCAGAATGATGCGCGTATGAAACGCCGTGCCCTCGATCGCTGCGAACAGTTCATCCTGAGCGGTATGGATAAGGTTCCAGCCCAGAGTCACGCCGCCCAGTTCGGGATTCACCAGCACCGTGCGGTCACCGTTGTCCCAGCTCAGCCGTAGCAGGCCGGTCTGACCCGCGCGATAGTTCTCCAGCCCTTTGGCCAGTTCCGAAACCTTCACCCCGGCGCGCCGTGCAATCGCCTCAAAGATATCGCCCGTCGCGCTCAGCCCCGCCTCAATGCCCGTGTACTGCGGATGCACGCTGCCCGGTACCACGCCGCAGACGCCCGGCACCAGCTCCGCCTTCTTCGCCATCGCGATAATGCAGGTGGAGGTGCCCACCACGTTCACCACATCGCCCTCGCGGCAACCCGCCCCCAGCGCGTCCCAGTGCGCATCGAAAGCGCCCACCGGCACCGGAATCCCCTCGCGCAGCCCCAGCTGCTCCGCCCAGTGCGCGCTCAAGTGCCCGGCAATCGCGTCGCTGGTCGAGTACTCACCGTTCAGCTTCTCGCGCACGCCATCCAGCAGTGGATCAAGCTTCGACAGGAACTCCTGCGGCGGCAGCCCATCCCACTTGGGATTCCACATCCATTTATGGCCCATCGCGCACACGCTGCGCTTCACCTTCTTGGGATCGGTGATGTCGCACAGCGTCGCGGCCACCATGTCGCAATGCTCGAACGCCGAGGCAAACTGCCCCCGCTTCTCCTCGTTGTTCCTCAGCCAGTGCAGCAGCTTCGCAAATCCCCACTCGTGCGAATACACGCCGCCGCACCACTCAATCGCCTCCAGCCCCTCCGCATGGGCCAGCTTCGTGATCTCCTGCGCTTCCTTCTTCGCGCGGTGATCGCACCACAGGTAGTACTCGTTCAGTGGCTGCATCTGCGCGTCGACGGGGATGACGCTCGAGCCCGTCGTGTCCAGCGCGATCGCCTCTACCTGCTCGCCCTTAAGCGCGGCAGCCGCGACAGCCTTGCGCGTTGCGCTGGCCAGCGCGCGCATGTGGTCTTCGTGCGCCTGTGTTGCGAAGTCCGGATCTTCCCGTTTCCGGTGCAGGGGATACTCCTCCACTGCCGATCCCAGCCGCCCCCGCTCGCTGTCCACAATCGACACCCGCACGCTCAGTGTTCCAAAGTCGACACCCGCAACAATCGCCATCGTTCTCGTCCTCTTTCGCTGCTGTCCAGAGATTCTAATGAAGCAACTTAGCCTACGTGGGTAAACGTTTTCCAGCTTACCAGACCGCTGCTTCTCCTGCCAGCAAACTCACTGATAAACCGAGGCCGCCTTGATCGTCTCGCAGCAACTTGCATGTCGATTGGAAAGCACGTAGCTCCTCAAAATCTACATCGTCTCGAGCAGAGCAAAGCGCCATCAATATGGCTCGGAGCCGATGAGACAATTGCGCTAATCTTGGGTTATCCATGGAGATTGACCAACAGAGCATAATGAATGCCCTGAAAGACAAAGGGCCTGAGGCGTGGAGTGCATATCTGCGTCGTTTCGAGGACGACCCCCAGCTTACGTCGCGCCTAAGTATGCAGGTGATCTTCCACTACGCGGCACCTCTCGCCAAGGATCGAGAGAGCCTGGACTGGGGTGAAGTTG from the Occallatibacter riparius genome contains:
- a CDS encoding ribulokinase — encoded protein: MAIVAGVDFGTLSVRVSIVDSERGRLGSAVEEYPLHRKREDPDFATQAHEDHMRALASATRKAVAAAALKGEQVEAIALDTTGSSVIPVDAQMQPLNEYYLWCDHRAKKEAQEITKLAHAEGLEAIEWCGGVYSHEWGFAKLLHWLRNNEEKRGQFASAFEHCDMVAATLCDITDPKKVKRSVCAMGHKWMWNPKWDGLPPQEFLSKLDPLLDGVREKLNGEYSTSDAIAGHLSAHWAEQLGLREGIPVPVGAFDAHWDALGAGCREGDVVNVVGTSTCIIAMAKKAELVPGVCGVVPGSVHPQYTGIEAGLSATGDIFEAIARRAGVKVSELAKGLENYRAGQTGLLRLSWDNGDRTVLVNPELGGVTLGWNLIHTAQDELFAAIEGTAFHTRIILERMAEHGVRVDRVINGGGIPQNNPVLNQVYANVLGKPVLVPSGVPTSLGSGIFAMVAAGVFKTVEEAQDALCLDHTTIEPDPKQAAVYEQLYPLYRRVYFALGSRSAEPVALGDVLPEIRRIAAEVQGS